In Streptomyces hawaiiensis, one genomic interval encodes:
- a CDS encoding peptide ABC transporter substrate-binding protein, with protein MRGAKSAKWVAGAIVVALAATACGGDSDGEGKSKGSGPAGYVSIDVGEPQKPLIPADTNESNGSYVIQSLFTQLLDFDSKGDIVYTNAESVTTDDSKTWTVKLKKGWKFHNGEEVTSKSYIDAWNWYANIKNNQQNSFWFQDIKGYDDVHPEKGDPKAETMSGLKAVDDHTFTIELKYTMPYFNYKLGYTTWAPLPKVFYDDPKAFGQKPVGNGPYKFEKWDHKKLIQVKAWDEYQGPNKAKNKGVQFKAYTTLEAAYKDVVSGNLDMIRQVGPTDLPKYKQDLGDGAIEQPYAAIQTLTPAFYSKTFKDIDPKVLQGLSMAIDRDTITKTVLNNTRTPAKGFTPPGVKGYQNLDTDVFTYNPAKAKQLIKEGGGVPGNKFTIQYNTDGGHKEWVTAVCESIRKATGVDCTGDPKPDFATDLEARDNDQVKGMYRGGWVADYPVNANFMKELYHTTAEANNGKFSNKEIDGLMNKADNAKSLDESVKAFQEVEKKLVEHMPAIPLWYYRINGGHGKNVDNVNVDFHGDLEVWAVTTK; from the coding sequence ATGCGTGGTGCCAAGAGCGCCAAGTGGGTCGCGGGGGCGATAGTCGTCGCCCTGGCCGCCACCGCCTGCGGCGGCGACAGTGACGGTGAGGGGAAGAGCAAGGGTTCCGGCCCTGCGGGGTACGTCTCGATCGACGTCGGCGAGCCGCAGAAGCCGCTGATCCCGGCGGACACGAACGAGTCCAACGGCTCGTATGTCATCCAGTCCCTGTTCACCCAGCTGCTGGACTTCGACTCCAAGGGCGACATCGTCTACACGAACGCCGAGTCGGTCACCACCGACGACTCCAAGACGTGGACGGTCAAGCTCAAGAAGGGCTGGAAGTTCCACAACGGCGAAGAAGTCACCTCCAAGTCGTACATCGACGCTTGGAACTGGTACGCCAACATCAAGAACAACCAGCAGAACTCCTTCTGGTTCCAGGACATCAAGGGCTACGACGATGTCCACCCGGAGAAGGGTGACCCGAAGGCCGAGACCATGTCCGGTCTCAAGGCCGTGGACGACCACACCTTCACCATCGAGCTGAAGTACACGATGCCGTACTTCAACTACAAGCTGGGCTACACCACGTGGGCCCCGCTGCCCAAGGTCTTCTACGACGACCCGAAGGCCTTCGGCCAGAAGCCGGTCGGCAACGGTCCCTACAAGTTCGAGAAGTGGGACCACAAGAAGCTCATCCAGGTCAAGGCCTGGGATGAGTACCAGGGCCCGAACAAGGCGAAGAACAAGGGCGTCCAGTTCAAGGCCTACACGACGCTCGAGGCCGCCTACAAGGACGTCGTCTCCGGCAACCTGGACATGATCCGTCAGGTCGGCCCGACGGACCTGCCGAAGTACAAGCAGGACCTGGGCGACGGCGCCATCGAGCAGCCGTACGCGGCCATCCAGACGCTGACCCCGGCGTTCTACTCCAAGACCTTCAAGGACATCGACCCGAAGGTCCTGCAGGGTCTGTCGATGGCGATCGACCGCGACACGATCACCAAGACGGTTCTGAACAACACCCGCACGCCGGCCAAGGGCTTCACGCCGCCCGGCGTCAAGGGCTACCAGAACCTGGACACCGACGTGTTCACGTACAACCCGGCGAAGGCCAAGCAGCTCATCAAGGAGGGTGGCGGCGTTCCGGGCAACAAGTTCACCATCCAGTACAACACCGACGGTGGGCACAAGGAGTGGGTGACCGCGGTCTGCGAGTCCATCCGCAAGGCCACCGGCGTCGACTGCACCGGTGACCCCAAGCCGGACTTCGCCACGGACCTCGAGGCCCGTGACAACGACCAGGTGAAGGGCATGTACCGCGGTGGCTGGGTCGCCGACTACCCGGTCAACGCCAACTTCATGAAGGAGCTGTACCACACCACCGCCGAGGCCAACAACGGCAAGTTCTCCAACAAGGAGATCGACGGGCTGATGAACAAGGCCGACAACGCCAAGTCCCTCGACGAGTCGGTGAAGGCCTTCCAGGAGGTCGAGAAGAAGCTGGTGGAGCACATGCCGGCCATCCCGCTCTGGTACTACCGCATCAACGGCGGCCACGGTAAGAACGTCGACAACGTCAACGTCGACTTCCACGGTGACCTCGAAGTGTGGGCCGTCACCACCAAGTAA
- a CDS encoding ABC transporter permease encodes MGRYVARRLLQMIPVFIGSTLLIFCMMYALPGDPVRAMMGDQAYDPTVVASIKKELGLDQPLLQQYANYMMGLFQGDFGTQIASQRPISDVILDAFPVTLRLTLFAFTFVTLVGIGLGVVAGLRPDTLQDRGLLTLTLFLVSMPSFVLGFLLQYQFAFKWQVTTPTVTDSADWSQLALPAIVLASLSLAYVARLTRTSIAENLRSDYMRTAVAKGLPRRRVIGVHLMRNSLIPVVTFLGIEIGSLMTGAIVTEGIFNVRGIGLEIYDALTRREGATVVGIASLMVLIYLAASLIVDLLYAVLDPRIRYA; translated from the coding sequence ATGGGGCGCTATGTCGCACGACGACTGCTCCAGATGATCCCGGTGTTCATCGGGTCAACTCTGCTTATCTTCTGCATGATGTACGCCCTGCCCGGCGACCCCGTCCGGGCGATGATGGGGGATCAGGCGTACGATCCGACGGTGGTCGCGAGCATCAAGAAGGAACTCGGCCTCGACCAGCCGCTCCTTCAGCAGTATGCGAACTACATGATGGGGCTGTTCCAGGGTGACTTCGGTACCCAGATCGCCAGCCAGCGACCCATCAGTGACGTCATCCTCGACGCGTTCCCGGTGACGCTCCGGCTGACGCTCTTCGCCTTCACCTTCGTCACCCTCGTGGGCATCGGCCTCGGTGTCGTCGCCGGCCTGCGCCCCGACACGCTGCAGGACCGCGGACTGCTGACGCTGACGCTGTTCCTCGTGTCGATGCCGTCCTTCGTGCTGGGCTTCCTGCTGCAGTACCAGTTCGCGTTCAAGTGGCAGGTCACCACGCCCACCGTGACCGACTCGGCGGACTGGTCCCAGCTCGCGCTTCCCGCCATCGTGCTGGCGTCGCTCTCACTGGCCTACGTCGCCCGGTTGACCCGTACGTCGATCGCGGAGAATCTGCGGTCCGACTACATGCGCACCGCCGTGGCCAAGGGGCTGCCGCGCCGGCGTGTCATCGGTGTCCACCTGATGCGCAACTCGCTGATTCCCGTGGTCACCTTCCTCGGCATCGAGATCGGCAGCCTGATGACCGGCGCCATCGTGACCGAGGGCATCTTCAACGTGCGGGGCATCGGCCTCGAGATCTACGACGCGCTCACGCGGCGTGAGGGCGCCACGGTCGTGGGGATCGCCTCGCTGATGGTGCTCATCTACCTCGCCGCCAGCTTGATCGTCGACCTGCTTTACGCGGTCCTGGACCCGAGGATCCGGTATGCCTGA
- a CDS encoding ABC transporter permease has product MPDKTVEKVEALPGDTVSTAGVVVTDAGPAPDKARSLWSDAWHDLRRNPLFLISAVLIVFLLVMSVWPGLFTSASPRDADLAKHYLGKPNWGHVFAPDWLGYDVQGRSIYARVVYGARASITVGVGVTVAVTLLGTVIGMIAGYFGGWIDTLLSRMTDIFLGIPFLLGALVVLNSFDDRTVWVVIMALAFLGWTQIARVARGAVITIKQADYVVAAKALGASTSRILFRHILPNALAPIIVVATIALGGYIAAEATLSFLGVGLGDTAVSWGGDVARGREQLRIAPHTLIIPSVMVSITVLSFLMFGDAVRNALDPKLR; this is encoded by the coding sequence ATGCCTGACAAGACCGTCGAGAAGGTCGAAGCCCTTCCCGGTGACACCGTGAGCACCGCGGGCGTCGTCGTGACCGACGCCGGCCCGGCTCCCGACAAGGCCCGCAGCCTGTGGTCCGACGCCTGGCACGACCTGCGGCGCAACCCGCTGTTCCTGATATCGGCCGTGCTGATCGTGTTCCTGCTGGTGATGTCGGTATGGCCGGGACTGTTCACCAGCGCCTCGCCGCGTGACGCCGATCTGGCCAAGCACTATCTGGGCAAGCCGAACTGGGGTCACGTCTTCGCCCCTGACTGGCTCGGCTACGACGTCCAGGGCCGTTCGATCTACGCGCGCGTGGTCTACGGTGCCCGCGCCTCCATCACCGTCGGTGTGGGTGTCACCGTCGCCGTCACCCTCCTCGGCACGGTCATCGGCATGATCGCCGGTTACTTCGGCGGCTGGATCGACACCCTGCTCTCGCGGATGACGGACATCTTCCTCGGCATTCCGTTCCTGCTCGGCGCCCTGGTGGTGCTCAACTCCTTCGACGACCGCACCGTCTGGGTCGTCATCATGGCCCTCGCCTTCCTCGGCTGGACCCAGATCGCCCGTGTCGCGCGCGGTGCCGTGATCACCATCAAGCAGGCGGACTACGTGGTGGCCGCCAAGGCACTCGGTGCGTCGACGTCCCGGATCCTGTTCCGGCACATCCTGCCCAACGCGCTCGCACCCATCATCGTCGTCGCGACCATCGCACTCGGCGGCTACATCGCGGCCGAAGCCACCCTGTCCTTCCTGGGCGTGGGTCTCGGTGACACTGCCGTGTCCTGGGGCGGCGACGTGGCGCGAGGGCGTGAGCAGCTCCGTATCGCCCCCCACACCCTGATCATCCCGTCGGTGATGGTCTCGATCACGGTGCTCTCGTTCCTTATGTTCGGCGATGCTGTACGCAACGCCCTCGACCCCAAGCTGCGCTGA
- a CDS encoding ABC transporter ATP-binding protein has translation MTIIDEVAGSPAPDGSEGTGRPLLEVRDLHVEFHTRDGVAKAVNGVNYSVSAGETLAVLGESGSGKSVTAQAIMGILDMPPGRIPKGEILFRGQDMLKMSNEERRKIRGSKIAMIFQDALSSLNPVLSVGYQLGEMFRVHQGMSKKDAKVKAIELMDRVNIPAAAARVNDYPHQFSGGMRQRIMIAMALALEPDLIIADEPTTALDVTVQAQVMDLLADLQREYNMGLILITHDLGVVADVADKIAVMYAGRIVERAPVHELYKRPAHPYTKGLLHSIPRLDQKGRELYAIKGLPPNLTRIPSGCAFNPRCPQAQDICRTDIPPLHPVTERDGGELAGRGSACHFWKETIHG, from the coding sequence GTGACCATCATCGATGAAGTGGCCGGGAGTCCCGCGCCGGACGGCTCGGAAGGCACGGGCCGTCCGCTGCTCGAAGTCCGCGACCTGCACGTGGAGTTCCACACCCGTGACGGAGTCGCCAAGGCCGTCAACGGCGTCAACTACTCCGTCTCCGCGGGCGAGACGCTCGCCGTGCTCGGCGAGTCCGGCTCCGGCAAGTCCGTGACCGCGCAGGCGATCATGGGCATCCTCGACATGCCGCCCGGCCGCATCCCCAAGGGGGAGATCCTCTTCCGCGGCCAGGACATGCTGAAGATGTCCAACGAGGAGCGCCGGAAGATCCGCGGCAGCAAGATCGCGATGATCTTCCAGGACGCGCTGTCCTCGCTGAACCCGGTGCTCTCCGTGGGCTACCAGCTCGGCGAGATGTTCCGCGTGCACCAGGGCATGTCCAAGAAGGACGCCAAGGTCAAGGCGATCGAGCTCATGGACCGGGTGAACATCCCGGCCGCCGCGGCCCGGGTGAACGACTACCCGCACCAGTTCTCGGGCGGTATGCGCCAGCGCATCATGATCGCGATGGCCCTCGCCCTGGAGCCGGACCTGATCATCGCCGACGAGCCCACCACGGCCCTCGACGTGACCGTCCAGGCCCAGGTCATGGACCTGCTGGCGGACTTGCAGCGCGAGTACAACATGGGTCTGATCCTGATCACCCACGACCTCGGCGTGGTCGCCGACGTCGCGGACAAGATCGCCGTGATGTACGCGGGGCGCATCGTCGAACGCGCCCCGGTCCACGAGCTGTACAAGCGCCCCGCGCACCCGTACACCAAGGGACTGCTGCACTCGATCCCGCGCCTGGACCAGAAGGGCCGGGAGCTGTACGCGATCAAGGGCCTGCCGCCCAACCTGACGCGTATCCCGTCCGGCTGCGCCTTCAACCCGCGGTGCCCGCAGGCGCAGGACATCTGCCGTACGGACATCCCGCCGCTGCACCCCGTCACCGAGCGGGACGGCGGCGAGCTGGCCGGCCGCGGCAGCGCGTGCCACTTCTGGAAGGAGACGATCCATGGCTGA
- a CDS encoding ABC transporter ATP-binding protein, whose amino-acid sequence MAELNKTDEPQDATPNVSEVEVVDAPSESEAVAAIEAPVERGEPILQVRNLVKHFPLTQGILFKKQVGAVKAVDGISFDLYQGETLGIVGESGCGKSTVAKLLMMLEKATAGEIFYKGQDITKLSGRALKAVRRNIQMVFQDPYTSLNPRMTVGDIIGETFEIHPEVAPKGDRRRKVQDLLDVVGLNPEYINRYPHQFSGGQRQRIGIARGLALNPEIIICDEPVSALDVSVQAQVINLMEKLQDEFNLSYLFIAHDLSIVRHISDRVGVMYLGKMAEIGTDEQIYDHPTHPYTQALLSAVPVPDPEAREGRERIILTGDVPSPANPPSGCRFRTRCWKAQDKCAEEVPLLAVPARFEGADTPAAHESACHFAEEKDVVHAV is encoded by the coding sequence ATGGCTGAGCTCAACAAGACCGACGAGCCGCAGGACGCCACGCCGAACGTCTCCGAGGTCGAGGTCGTCGACGCCCCCTCCGAGTCGGAGGCGGTCGCCGCGATCGAGGCGCCGGTCGAGCGGGGCGAGCCGATCCTGCAGGTGCGCAACCTGGTGAAGCACTTCCCTCTCACCCAGGGCATCCTCTTCAAGAAGCAGGTCGGGGCGGTCAAGGCGGTCGACGGTATCTCCTTCGACCTCTACCAGGGCGAGACGCTCGGCATCGTGGGCGAGTCCGGCTGTGGCAAGTCCACGGTCGCCAAGCTGCTGATGATGCTGGAGAAGGCGACCGCGGGCGAGATCTTCTACAAGGGCCAGGACATCACCAAGCTGTCCGGGCGTGCGCTGAAGGCGGTCCGCCGGAACATCCAGATGGTGTTCCAGGACCCGTACACCTCGCTCAACCCCCGTATGACGGTGGGCGACATCATCGGGGAGACCTTCGAGATCCACCCCGAGGTGGCGCCGAAGGGCGACCGCCGGCGCAAGGTCCAGGACCTGCTGGACGTCGTCGGTCTCAACCCGGAGTACATCAACCGCTACCCGCACCAGTTCTCGGGCGGTCAGCGCCAGCGCATCGGCATCGCCCGCGGCCTCGCGCTCAACCCCGAGATCATCATCTGCGACGAGCCGGTCTCCGCGCTGGACGTGTCCGTCCAGGCGCAGGTCATCAACCTGATGGAGAAGCTGCAGGACGAGTTCAACCTCTCCTACCTCTTCATTGCGCACGACCTGTCGATCGTCCGGCACATCTCGGACCGGGTCGGGGTCATGTACCTCGGCAAGATGGCCGAGATCGGAACCGACGAGCAGATCTACGATCACCCGACGCATCCCTACACCCAGGCGCTGCTCTCGGCGGTCCCGGTGCCGGACCCGGAGGCCCGTGAGGGCCGCGAGCGGATCATCCTGACCGGCGACGTGCCGTCCCCGGCCAACCCGCCCTCCGGCTGCCGCTTCCGTACCCGCTGCTGGAAGGCCCAGGACAAGTGTGCCGAGGAAGTGCCCTTGTTGGCGGTCCCCGCGCGCTTCGAGGGCGCGGACACCCCGGCGGCGCACGAGTCGGCGTGTCACTTCGCCGAGGAGAAGGACGTCGTCCACGCGGTGTGA
- a CDS encoding GNAT family N-acetyltransferase: MSDLRIQQPGDDAGLRDWQYVHNVIIPTHALSMAEVRERAERNHLEVAYCDDVLVGCSTVRPPTDDTLTATVIARVLAAHRGQGIGTELYGRGVDRARKLNAKTIETVVLSCNEDGLRFAKKHGFVEIERYLLPGDTIPWVDLRLS; this comes from the coding sequence ATGTCTGACCTTCGCATCCAGCAGCCGGGCGACGACGCCGGTCTCAGAGACTGGCAGTATGTCCACAACGTGATCATTCCCACTCACGCCCTGTCCATGGCCGAGGTCCGGGAACGTGCCGAGCGCAATCACCTCGAAGTGGCCTACTGCGATGACGTGCTGGTCGGTTGCAGCACAGTGCGCCCGCCGACCGACGACACGCTCACGGCGACCGTGATCGCCCGGGTGCTCGCCGCTCACCGCGGCCAGGGGATCGGCACCGAGCTCTATGGGCGAGGGGTCGACCGGGCGCGGAAGCTCAACGCGAAAACGATCGAGACGGTCGTCCTCTCCTGCAACGAGGACGGGCTGCGGTTCGCGAAGAAGCACGGATTCGTCGAGATCGAACGGTACCTCCTGCCGGGCGACACCATCCCCTGGGTCGATCTGCGCCTTTCCTGA
- a CDS encoding S9 family peptidase, with protein MTTEPHSFPRRHARTQRFTLGAPRSFTVAPDGSRVVFLRSGSGTDRANSLWVLDMEEGGERVAADPRALLGGASEDLSPEERARRERSREGGAGIVGYATDTAVELASFALSGRLFAAELRAGTARELPAPGPVIDPRPSPDGRHVAYVAQGALRVVGAEGEGGRALAEPESENVSYGLAEFIAAEEMGRSRGFWWAPESDRLLMARVDDTPVRRWWIADPAHPEREPQRVPYPAAGTGNAEVRLFVIGLDGLRTEVSWDRARYPYLAHVHWSAAGAPLLLVQARDQRGQLILAVDPDSGATRMVHADEDRTWLDLFPGVPCWSPSGQLVRIADEGGARVLAVGERPLTGAQLHVRAVLDVSDHDVLVSASAGEEATDAETGQVHVYRVNELGVERVSQEPGVHAAVRAGKVTVLVSATLNRPGSLVRVLRDGKPTRTVPSHSEDPGMSPRVTLTEGGARRVPCAVLMPRDYDGDTPLPVLMDPYGGPHGQRVVAAHNAHLTSQWFADQGFAVVVADGRGTPGRSPAWEKAVHHDFTLSLDDQVDALEDLAKRHPLDLSRVAIRGWSYGGWLAGLAVLRRPDVFHAGIAGAPVTDWALYDTHYTERYLGTPAEHPESYAKSSLVTAEGLSSPAEPHRPLMIVHGLADDNVVVAHALRLSSALLAAGRPHEVLPLSGVTHITPQEQVAENLLLLQVDFLKRSLGITTA; from the coding sequence ATGACGACCGAGCCTCACTCCTTCCCCCGACGGCACGCCCGTACCCAGCGCTTCACGCTCGGCGCGCCGCGTTCGTTCACCGTGGCGCCCGACGGTTCGCGTGTCGTGTTCCTGCGCTCCGGTTCCGGTACGGACCGGGCCAATTCGCTCTGGGTCCTCGACATGGAGGAGGGCGGGGAGCGGGTGGCCGCCGACCCGCGCGCCCTGCTGGGCGGCGCCTCGGAGGACCTCTCACCCGAGGAACGGGCCCGGCGCGAACGCAGCCGCGAGGGCGGGGCCGGCATCGTCGGGTACGCCACCGACACGGCCGTCGAATTGGCCTCTTTCGCCTTGTCAGGGCGGCTTTTCGCGGCCGAGCTGCGGGCCGGGACGGCGCGTGAACTGCCCGCTCCGGGGCCCGTGATCGACCCGCGTCCGTCGCCCGACGGGCGGCACGTCGCGTACGTCGCGCAGGGCGCCCTGCGGGTGGTGGGCGCCGAGGGGGAGGGCGGCCGGGCGCTCGCCGAGCCGGAGTCGGAGAACGTCTCGTACGGACTGGCCGAATTCATCGCGGCCGAGGAGATGGGACGTTCGCGGGGCTTCTGGTGGGCTCCGGAGTCCGACCGGCTGCTCATGGCGCGGGTGGACGACACGCCGGTGCGGCGGTGGTGGATCGCCGACCCCGCGCATCCGGAACGCGAGCCGCAGCGGGTGCCGTACCCGGCGGCGGGCACCGGCAACGCGGAGGTGCGGCTGTTCGTGATCGGCCTGGACGGGCTGCGCACGGAGGTCTCCTGGGACCGGGCGCGCTACCCGTACCTGGCGCATGTCCACTGGTCAGCGGCGGGGGCGCCGCTGCTGCTCGTACAGGCGCGCGACCAGCGCGGTCAGCTGATCCTTGCCGTGGACCCGGACTCGGGCGCGACCCGGATGGTGCACGCCGACGAAGATCGAACATGGCTTGATCTTTTTCCCGGGGTGCCGTGCTGGAGCCCGTCCGGGCAGCTGGTGCGGATCGCCGACGAGGGCGGTGCGCGGGTCCTGGCGGTCGGGGAGCGGCCGCTCACGGGAGCGCAGTTGCATGTCCGGGCCGTGCTGGACGTCTCCGACCACGACGTGCTGGTCTCGGCGTCGGCGGGCGAGGAGGCCACCGACGCCGAGACGGGCCAGGTGCACGTGTACCGGGTGAACGAGCTGGGCGTGGAGCGGGTGTCGCAGGAGCCGGGCGTGCACGCGGCGGTGCGGGCCGGGAAGGTGACGGTGCTGGTCTCGGCGACGCTGAACCGGCCAGGTTCGCTGGTGCGGGTTCTGCGCGACGGAAAACCGACCAGGACTGTCCCGTCCCATTCCGAAGATCCTGGTATGTCCCCCCGCGTGACACTGACCGAGGGGGGCGCACGCCGCGTCCCGTGCGCCGTGCTTATGCCTCGGGACTACGACGGTGACACCCCCCTGCCGGTGCTCATGGACCCGTACGGAGGGCCGCACGGCCAGCGGGTGGTCGCCGCGCACAACGCGCACCTCACGTCGCAGTGGTTCGCGGACCAGGGCTTCGCGGTGGTGGTCGCGGACGGCCGGGGCACGCCGGGCCGCTCCCCCGCCTGGGAGAAGGCGGTCCACCACGACTTCACGCTGTCGCTGGACGACCAGGTGGACGCGCTGGAGGACCTCGCGAAGCGCCACCCCCTGGACCTGTCCCGGGTGGCGATCCGCGGCTGGTCCTACGGAGGCTGGCTGGCGGGCCTGGCGGTGCTGCGCCGCCCGGACGTCTTCCACGCGGGCATCGCGGGCGCGCCGGTGACGGACTGGGCCCTGTACGACACCCACTACACGGAGCGCTACCTGGGCACGCCGGCGGAACACCCGGAGTCGTACGCGAAGAGCTCGCTGGTCACCGCCGAGGGCCTGTCCTCCCCCGCCGAGCCGCACCGGCCCCTGATGATCGTGCACGGCCTGGCCGACGACAACGTCGTGGTCGCCCACGCCCTGCGCCTGTCCTCGGCCCTGCTGGCGGCCGGCCGGCCCCACGAGGTGCTGCCGCTGTCCGGCGTGACCCACATCACCCCCCAGGAACAGGTCGCCGAGAACCTGCTTCTGCTCCAGGTCGACTTCCTGAAGCGCTCCCTGGGCATCACGACCGCCTGA
- a CDS encoding DUF397 domain-containing protein: MSRKISSGGADLAWFKSSYSSSEGDSCVELATEPGTVHVRDSKNVESPRLAFTPAAWADFVPYAVGS, encoded by the coding sequence ATGAGCCGCAAGATCTCGTCCGGGGGCGCCGACCTGGCGTGGTTCAAGAGCAGCTACAGCAGCAGTGAGGGCGACTCGTGCGTGGAGCTCGCCACCGAGCCCGGCACCGTCCACGTCCGTGACTCGAAGAACGTCGAAAGTCCCCGCCTGGCCTTCACCCCCGCCGCGTGGGCCGACTTCGTGCCGTACGCGGTCGGGTCCTGA
- a CDS encoding helix-turn-helix domain-containing protein: MDTQNPSVPSHAQARVAGNKHPNRRPVAARRTGGLQHDNIRHTTRFTVIGNHLAQHRELSLLAIGLGTHLQSLPKGAAVDIKTLAARFPEGATRIAAALRELEDHGYLRRERVRTSTGRIVTRTTSCNQPAAARHRPEVHDHAGAPDQAEARTAPAPQQLEACEEDRTHPTRAASRERAPRKPLPDVPRPAYPAPALLQAATDLLADLHRHDPRLLLSACDTAHLAPGVAAWLERDVTPAAVRRALTADLPPEGVRRPAALLAHRIAAQLPAPAPFRAPAVAPPPPARHPMQNCDGCDRGFRAPRSGRCRDCRSDLQEAA, translated from the coding sequence ATGGATACGCAGAACCCTAGCGTGCCCTCGCACGCCCAGGCCCGCGTTGCGGGCAACAAGCACCCGAACCGGCGGCCCGTCGCGGCCCGCCGCACGGGCGGCCTCCAACACGACAACATCCGCCACACCACCCGCTTCACAGTGATCGGCAACCACCTGGCCCAGCACAGGGAACTCTCGCTCCTCGCCATCGGGCTCGGCACGCACCTTCAGTCGCTGCCGAAGGGCGCCGCTGTCGATATCAAGACCCTCGCCGCCCGGTTCCCCGAGGGAGCGACCCGTATCGCTGCCGCTCTGCGCGAACTGGAGGACCACGGCTACCTGCGCCGCGAACGCGTCCGCACCTCCACGGGCCGCATCGTGACCCGCACGACCTCGTGCAATCAGCCGGCGGCGGCCCGCCACCGCCCCGAGGTCCACGACCACGCGGGAGCCCCCGACCAGGCGGAGGCCCGAACCGCGCCTGCACCACAGCAGCTGGAGGCGTGCGAGGAAGACCGGACGCATCCCACGCGGGCGGCGAGCAGGGAACGAGCACCCCGCAAGCCGCTCCCGGACGTACCGCGCCCCGCGTACCCCGCCCCCGCCCTCCTCCAGGCCGCCACCGACCTCCTCGCGGACCTCCACCGCCACGACCCCCGGCTGCTCCTCTCCGCCTGCGACACGGCCCACCTGGCCCCCGGCGTCGCCGCCTGGCTGGAGCGGGACGTCACCCCCGCCGCCGTACGCCGCGCCCTGACCGCCGACCTGCCGCCCGAGGGTGTACGACGGCCCGCCGCCCTCCTGGCCCACCGTATCGCCGCCCAGCTCCCGGCCCCGGCCCCGTTCCGGGCACCGGCCGTCGCCCCGCCGCCACCGGCACGGCACCCGATGCAGAACTGCGACGGCTGCGACCGCGGATTCCGCGCTCCCCGCTCCGGCCGCTGCCGCGACTGCCGCTCAGACCTCCAGGAGGCCGCCTAG
- a CDS encoding Uma2 family endonuclease, whose product MTIAPGNARRDGSHLYRAMRDVVQSMGDTLPGKFEVTKEGIVHDMMSPGGPHEVTAAHVSRRLEKVMPDELLAHNGTPDVEDVPEGILRHPDVMVIAWADLDVEGSVDPHTVVAAIEIVSRSNPENDWVGKMRDYPLLGIPIYVIFDPRTGSGAVFTDIHSTPEGPRYAVRKNFVYGEDVTIGEWTISTSGLPRYQDDGAEEAES is encoded by the coding sequence ATGACCATCGCACCCGGCAACGCGCGGCGGGACGGCTCCCATCTGTACCGGGCCATGAGGGATGTCGTGCAGTCGATGGGCGACACCCTTCCCGGGAAGTTCGAAGTCACCAAGGAAGGGATCGTGCACGACATGATGTCGCCGGGGGGCCCGCACGAGGTCACGGCCGCGCACGTCAGCCGCCGTCTGGAGAAGGTCATGCCAGACGAGTTGCTGGCCCACAACGGCACACCTGACGTAGAAGACGTGCCCGAGGGCATCTTGCGGCACCCGGACGTGATGGTGATCGCCTGGGCTGATCTCGACGTAGAAGGCTCAGTCGACCCCCATACGGTCGTCGCCGCCATCGAGATCGTCTCCCGGTCCAACCCGGAGAACGACTGGGTGGGCAAGATGCGCGACTATCCACTGCTCGGCATTCCGATCTACGTGATCTTCGATCCCCGTACCGGCAGCGGTGCCGTCTTCACTGACATCCACTCCACCCCGGAAGGTCCTCGCTACGCGGTGCGCAAGAACTTCGTCTACGGCGAAGACGTCACCATCGGTGAGTGGACCATCTCCACGAGCGGTCTTCCGCGCTACCAGGACGACGGTGCAGAAGAGGCCGAGTCCTGA